The following are encoded together in the Cervus elaphus chromosome 30, mCerEla1.1, whole genome shotgun sequence genome:
- the LPAR6 gene encoding lysophosphatidic acid receptor 6, with protein sequence MMVSNNSSDCIYNDSFKYTLYGCMFSMVFVLGLISNCVAIYIFICTLKVRNETTTYMINLAMSDLLFVFTLPFRIFYFATRNWPFGDLLCKISVMFFYTNMYGSILFLTCISADRFLAIVYPFKSKTLRTKRNAKIVCIAVWLTVMGGSAPAVFVPSPGNTSATCFENFPAATWKTFLSRIVIFIEIVGFFIPLILNVTCSSMVLRTLNKPVTLSRSKINKTKVLRMIFVHLVIFCFCFVPYNINLILYSLMRTQAFVNCSAAIAVRTMYPITLCIAVLNCCFDPIIYYFTSDTIQNSIKLKNWSTRRSDSRFSEVQGTENFIQHNLQTLKNKIPDNESTI encoded by the coding sequence ATGATGGTAAGCAACAACAGCTCCGACTGCATATACAATGACTCCTTTAAGTACACCTTGTACGGGTGCATGTTCAGCATGGTGTTTGTGCTTGGGTTAATATCCAACTGTGTCGCcatatatattttcatctgtACTCTCAAAGTGCGGAATGAAACAACAACATACATGATTAACTTGGCGATGTCAGACTTGCTTTTCGTTTTTACTTTACCCTTCCGGATCTTTTACTTTGCAACAAGGAACTGGCCCTTTGGGGATTTACTTTGTAAGATTTCAGTGATGTTCTTTTATACCAATATGTATGGAAGCATTCTGTTCTTAACCTGTATTAGTGCTGATCGGTTTCTGGCCATCGTCTACCCATTTAAGTCGAAGACGCTGAGAACCAAACGAAATGCAAAAATTGTTTGCATTGCTGTATGGTTAACTGTGATGGGAGGAAGTGCACCAGCAGTTTTTGTTCCTTCTCCGGGTAACACTTCAGCAACCTGCTTTGAAAATTTTCCAGCAGCTACATGGAAAACCTTTCTCTCAAGGATTGTAATTTTCATAGAAATAGTGGGGTTTTTTATTCCTCTCATTTTAAACGTAACTTGTTCTAGTATGGTGCTGAGAACTTTAAATAAACCTGTAACATTAAgtagaagtaaaataaataaaactaaggtTTTAAGAATGATATTTGTACATTTGGtcatattctgtttctgtttcgtgcCTTACAATATCAAccttattttatattctcttaTGAGAACACAGGCATTTGTCAATTGCTCAGCAGCAATAGCAGTAAGGACCATGTACCCAATCACTCTCTgcattgctgttttaaactgttgCTTTGACCCTATCATTTACTACTTCACGTCGGACACGATTCAgaattcaataaaattgaaaaactggTCTACCAGGAGAAGTGACTCCAGATTCTCTGAAGTTCAAGGCACAGAGAACTTTATTCAACATAACCTACAGACATTGAAAAATAAGATACCTGACAATGAATCTACAATATAA